Proteins co-encoded in one Flavobacterium sp. M31R6 genomic window:
- a CDS encoding YjjG family noncanonical pyrimidine nucleotidase: MFSTKITDIFFDLDHTLWDFDVNSELAFDTILKKDHPTIEIADFIEKYVPINQACWKLYQYDKITHAELRYNRLKHTFDALEYFVSDAQIESIAHDYIQLLPENNRLFDGTIEVLEYLEKKYKLHIITNGFADVQYKKMNNSNISGFFKTITNSEMAGVKKPNPVIFEYALNAAQANKESSIMIGDCLEADVQGALNAGLDAIFFNDKKIKVEKNIKQVTHLLELKKYL, from the coding sequence ATGTTTTCTACTAAAATTACCGATATATTCTTCGACTTAGATCATACACTTTGGGATTTTGATGTCAATTCGGAATTGGCTTTTGATACCATTTTGAAGAAAGATCATCCAACAATCGAAATTGCTGATTTCATAGAAAAGTACGTTCCAATCAATCAAGCCTGTTGGAAATTATACCAATATGATAAAATTACACATGCTGAATTGCGATATAATCGTCTCAAACATACTTTCGATGCGTTGGAATATTTTGTTTCGGATGCTCAAATAGAAAGTATAGCGCATGATTATATTCAGTTATTGCCTGAAAATAATCGTTTATTTGATGGTACAATTGAAGTACTGGAATATCTAGAAAAAAAGTATAAATTGCATATTATTACCAACGGTTTTGCCGATGTGCAATACAAAAAAATGAACAATTCGAACATTTCTGGTTTTTTCAAAACGATAACCAATTCAGAGATGGCAGGTGTTAAGAAACCTAATCCTGTTATTTTTGAGTATGCACTTAATGCGGCTCAAGCCAATAAAGAAAGCAGTATCATGATTGGAGATTGTCTAGAGGCCGATGTACAAGGTGCGTTGAATGCAGGATTAGATGCTATTTTTTTTAATGATAAAAAAATTAAAGTAGAGAAAAACATCAAACAAGTGACTCATTTATTAGAATTAAAAAAATATTTATAA
- a CDS encoding RES family NAD+ phosphorylase, whose amino-acid sequence MEVFRLARKKHPIELSGKGASISGARWNSKGTEIIYCAQNRALAMAEVLVHLSLATLPNDFVMLTIDIPDDIFVEILDPNKLSIDWNVFPCTFETPLLGDDFIRRNVACILKVPSAVVKGDFNFLINPYHIDFYKIKITEQIDFPFDKRIFK is encoded by the coding sequence ATGGAAGTTTTTCGATTAGCACGCAAAAAACACCCTATTGAATTGTCAGGAAAAGGGGCTTCAATTTCTGGTGCGCGTTGGAATTCAAAAGGGACAGAGATTATTTATTGTGCCCAGAATAGAGCCTTGGCAATGGCCGAAGTCTTGGTTCATCTTTCATTGGCCACTTTGCCCAATGATTTTGTGATGCTGACAATTGATATTCCTGATGATATTTTCGTAGAAATTTTAGATCCCAATAAATTATCTATAGATTGGAATGTTTTTCCTTGTACCTTTGAGACACCTCTTTTGGGAGATGATTTCATAAGAAGAAACGTAGCTTGTATTTTGAAAGTTCCATCGGCTGTAGTAAAAGGTGATTTCAATTTTTTAATTAATCCATATCATATAGATTTTTATAAAATTAAAATTACTGAACAAATTGATTTTCCTTTCGACAAACGAATTTTTAAATAA
- a CDS encoding antitoxin Xre-like helix-turn-helix domain-containing protein produces MEAIKLKPREAIDKAVRVLVNRVEQERGYKLLNKKITYDEFLKNRMLIVHAIREGIPYELFNLIKEITPFNEEDWASFLGISTKSLQRNKIKEDFIFKPLQSEKILELAEVTSLGNDVFDTETQFYLWLNTPSFALGNLQPIELLRDSYGKEMVVNELNKIDQGIFV; encoded by the coding sequence ATGGAAGCGATTAAATTAAAACCAAGAGAAGCTATTGATAAAGCTGTTAGAGTTTTGGTAAATAGAGTGGAGCAGGAGAGAGGATATAAGCTTTTGAATAAGAAAATCACTTATGATGAGTTTTTGAAAAATAGAATGCTGATTGTTCACGCTATCCGCGAAGGAATTCCGTATGAGCTTTTTAATTTGATAAAAGAAATAACCCCTTTTAATGAAGAGGATTGGGCTTCTTTTTTAGGGATTTCCACAAAATCACTTCAAAGGAATAAAATCAAAGAAGATTTTATTTTCAAACCTTTACAATCCGAAAAAATATTAGAATTGGCTGAGGTGACTTCTTTAGGGAATGATGTTTTTGACACAGAAACACAATTTTACTTGTGGTTAAATACACCTTCATTTGCGCTTGGAAATTTACAACCAATTGAATTACTCCGAGATTCTTACGGTAAAGAAATGGTAGTGAATGAATTGAATAAAATAGATCAAGGGATTTTTGTTTAA
- the radC gene encoding DNA repair protein RadC: MILDDSNSPFGGQGAFPITNWSEDDKPREKLMLKGKSVLSDAELIAILIGSGSRNESAVGLSKRILASVDHNLNALGKLSIAQLMNFKGIGEAKAISIIAAMELGRRRRNEDAAELTKITSSKAVFEIMQPIIGELPHEEFWVLFLNNSNKVLFKTQLSKGGMTGTMVDVRIVFKIAFEQNATAIILAHNHPSGKLQASDADIQITKKIKTAGQQLDIPVLDHIIITENGYFSFVDEGIF, from the coding sequence ATGATTTTAGACGATTCTAATTCCCCCTTCGGGGGCCAGGGGGCTTTTCCCATTACCAATTGGTCCGAAGACGATAAGCCTCGTGAAAAATTGATGCTCAAAGGCAAAAGTGTTTTGAGTGATGCCGAATTGATTGCAATACTGATCGGTTCTGGAAGCCGAAATGAATCGGCGGTGGGTTTGAGTAAACGAATTTTGGCAAGTGTAGATCATAATTTGAATGCTTTGGGGAAGCTATCTATTGCACAATTAATGAATTTTAAAGGAATTGGCGAAGCCAAAGCGATTTCGATAATTGCCGCAATGGAGTTGGGAAGGAGAAGGAGAAACGAAGATGCAGCTGAGTTGACGAAAATAACGTCCAGTAAAGCAGTTTTCGAAATTATGCAGCCGATAATAGGCGAGTTACCTCACGAAGAATTTTGGGTTTTGTTTTTGAATAATTCCAACAAAGTGCTTTTCAAAACTCAGTTAAGCAAGGGAGGAATGACCGGAACAATGGTCGATGTCCGAATTGTATTCAAAATTGCTTTTGAACAAAACGCAACTGCAATAATCCTCGCACATAATCATCCTTCCGGAAAATTGCAAGCCAGCGATGCCGATATTCAAATAACTAAAAAGATTAAAACGGCAGGGCAACAATTAGATATTCCTGTTTTGGACCATATAATCATAACAGAAAATGGTTACTTTAGTTTTGTTGATGAAGGAATATTTTAA
- a CDS encoding GNAT family N-acetyltransferase, whose product MDSIVKVVKTTSENSDFLSLIKTFDMYLWERYPELKTNYWGNNIIELNRNVVVIYLDEKPVACGCFKKYDKNTIEIKRMFVSPEARGLGLAQRVLQELELWAKELDYSVSLLETLHKQQEAISLYQKVGYVIVDNYGPYIGLDKSVCMQKIIGKIDK is encoded by the coding sequence ATGGACTCAATAGTAAAAGTTGTAAAAACAACCAGCGAGAATTCTGATTTTTTGTCGTTGATAAAGACATTTGATATGTATTTGTGGGAACGATACCCAGAATTGAAGACCAATTATTGGGGAAACAATATCATAGAGTTGAACAGGAATGTAGTAGTAATTTATTTGGATGAAAAACCAGTTGCCTGTGGATGTTTCAAGAAATATGATAAGAATACAATTGAAATAAAACGAATGTTTGTTTCTCCAGAAGCTCGCGGATTGGGATTGGCTCAAAGAGTATTGCAAGAATTGGAACTTTGGGCAAAAGAATTGGACTATTCAGTTTCACTTTTAGAAACGTTGCATAAACAGCAAGAAGCGATTAGTTTGTATCAAAAAGTAGGATATGTAATTGTCGATAATTACGGGCCTTATATTGGATTAGATAAAAGTGTTTGTATGCAAAAAATAATAGGGAAAATAGATAAGTAA
- the murC gene encoding UDP-N-acetylmuramate--L-alanine ligase codes for MRTHFIAIGGSAMHNLALALHNKGYQVTGSDDAIFEPSKSRLEKKGILPVELGWFPEKITSDIEAVILGMHAKADNPELLKAQELGLKIYSYPEFLYEQSKNKTRVVIGGSHGKTTITSMILHVMHYHNIEVDYMVGAQLEGFDTMVHLTEENDFMVLEGDEYLSSPIDRRPKFHLYQPNIALISGIAWDHINVFPTYDFYVEQFEIFIDKITNGGILVYNEDDSEVKRVAEKATNPIRKLAYHTPNYTVNDGVTLLETPEGPMPIEVFGAHNLNNLAGAKWICQNMGVDEADFYEAIASFKGASKRLEKIAESKTKVAYKDFAHSPSKVAATTKAVKEQYPNRTVVACLELHTYSSLNAEFLKEYEGALEYADVAVVFYSPDAVKIKQLEEVTYEQIAKAFNREDLIIYTNPKDFKDYLFNLNLENSALLLMSSGNYGGLNFDEVKSLIE; via the coding sequence ATGAGAACACATTTCATTGCCATAGGCGGAAGCGCAATGCACAACCTAGCATTGGCATTACATAACAAAGGATATCAAGTTACGGGAAGTGACGATGCCATTTTTGAACCTTCAAAATCAAGATTGGAAAAAAAAGGAATTCTGCCAGTAGAGTTGGGGTGGTTTCCTGAAAAAATCACATCCGATATTGAAGCCGTAATACTTGGAATGCATGCCAAAGCCGATAATCCTGAACTTTTGAAAGCGCAGGAATTAGGACTTAAAATTTATTCGTATCCAGAGTTTTTATACGAACAGTCCAAAAACAAAACCCGTGTAGTCATTGGTGGTTCACACGGGAAAACGACGATAACTTCGATGATTTTGCATGTGATGCATTATCATAATATTGAAGTGGATTATATGGTGGGAGCACAGTTGGAAGGCTTTGATACGATGGTGCATCTTACCGAAGAGAATGATTTTATGGTTTTGGAAGGTGATGAATATTTGTCTTCTCCAATTGACAGAAGACCTAAATTTCATTTATACCAGCCAAATATCGCCTTGATTTCTGGAATTGCTTGGGATCATATTAATGTTTTTCCAACCTATGATTTTTATGTGGAGCAGTTTGAAATTTTTATTGATAAAATTACAAACGGTGGAATTTTGGTTTACAATGAAGACGATTCTGAAGTAAAACGTGTTGCCGAAAAAGCGACTAATCCTATACGTAAATTGGCTTATCATACGCCAAATTATACTGTAAACGATGGGGTAACATTGTTGGAAACCCCAGAAGGGCCTATGCCTATTGAAGTATTCGGTGCGCATAATTTAAATAATTTAGCCGGAGCCAAATGGATTTGCCAGAACATGGGAGTCGATGAAGCCGATTTTTATGAAGCGATTGCCAGTTTCAAAGGAGCATCTAAACGCTTGGAAAAAATTGCCGAAAGTAAAACAAAAGTAGCCTACAAAGATTTTGCTCATTCACCAAGTAAAGTGGCCGCGACTACCAAAGCCGTGAAAGAGCAATATCCAAATCGTACAGTTGTGGCTTGTTTAGAATTACACACCTACAGCAGTTTGAATGCAGAGTTCTTGAAAGAATATGAAGGCGCATTGGAATATGCTGACGTAGCAGTAGTTTTTTATTCGCCGGATGCTGTAAAAATCAAACAATTGGAAGAAGTTACATATGAACAAATTGCCAAAGCTTTCAATAGAGAGGATTTGATTATTTATACCAATCCAAAAGATTTTAAAGATTATTTGTTTAATCTAAATCTTGAAAATTCTGCTTTATTATTAATGAGTTCAGGGAATTATGGTGGATTGAATTTTGATGAGGTGAAAAGTTTGATTGAATAG
- a CDS encoding lipopolysaccharide assembly protein LapB: protein MKLLASVFLLFPILLFSQSFEKGEKLFIDGKFDQAQPILESYLKNNPSNLKTIEYLGDIAGYNKSWDKAISYYNNLKTLKPTEANYYYKYGGALGMKSLEVNKFRALGMISEVRSSFEKAIALNPKHIDARWALIELNLKLPGIVGGSESKAIKYSSELREISPVDGYLSRGHIEEYFDRYSNAEQQYKRAILIGGSKVCYQKLADLYKNKMKQPDKANKVWEDYKNRK from the coding sequence ATGAAACTACTGGCAAGCGTCTTTTTGTTATTTCCAATATTATTGTTTTCTCAATCTTTTGAAAAAGGAGAAAAACTGTTCATTGATGGAAAATTCGATCAAGCGCAGCCTATTCTGGAGAGTTACTTAAAAAACAATCCGTCAAATCTTAAAACCATAGAGTATTTGGGAGATATTGCAGGGTATAATAAGTCTTGGGACAAAGCAATTTCCTATTATAATAATCTGAAAACATTAAAACCCACAGAAGCTAATTATTATTACAAATACGGTGGTGCTTTGGGAATGAAATCTTTGGAAGTCAATAAATTCAGAGCATTGGGAATGATTAGTGAAGTGAGATCTTCTTTTGAAAAAGCCATAGCTTTAAACCCAAAACACATCGATGCACGTTGGGCTCTCATTGAGTTGAATTTGAAATTGCCTGGAATTGTGGGAGGAAGTGAATCCAAAGCTATCAAGTATTCGAGTGAATTAAGAGAAATATCTCCAGTTGACGGGTATTTGTCACGTGGTCATATCGAGGAATATTTCGATAGATATTCAAATGCCGAACAACAGTATAAAAGAGCTATTTTGATAGGAGGTTCAAAGGTTTGTTATCAAAAATTGGCCGATTTGTATAAAAATAAAATGAAACAACCCGATAAAGCCAATAAGGTTTGGGAAGATTATAAAAACAGAAAGTAA
- a CDS encoding carboxymuconolactone decarboxylase family protein produces MEKRININEIEPQAYKAMYALEGYLAASQLSKTNKELIKIRTSQINGCAFCIDMHTKDALKYGETNQRIFLLNAWRETNLFTEEEKVILAITEEITLIHNHGLSDDTYKKAEQFFDKNTIAQIIMAIVTINAWNRIAVSTQLEPAK; encoded by the coding sequence ATGGAAAAGAGAATAAACATCAACGAAATAGAACCTCAGGCTTATAAAGCGATGTACGCTTTGGAGGGTTATTTGGCAGCATCTCAATTGTCAAAAACAAATAAAGAATTAATAAAAATTAGAACATCCCAAATTAATGGATGTGCGTTTTGTATTGATATGCATACAAAAGATGCACTGAAATATGGAGAAACCAATCAACGTATTTTTTTACTGAATGCTTGGCGTGAGACCAATTTATTTACCGAGGAAGAAAAAGTGATTTTGGCCATTACCGAAGAAATTACTTTGATTCATAATCATGGTTTATCTGATGATACGTATAAAAAAGCAGAACAGTTTTTTGATAAAAACACCATCGCACAGATTATAATGGCTATCGTAACCATAAATGCTTGGAACAGAATTGCCGTGAGCACACAGTTGGAGCCAGCGAAATAG
- a CDS encoding Crp/Fnr family transcriptional regulator, producing MSEIFKNHLEKFIVIDEREFSDILAFFQIKKVKKKENLLAEGQVCKSHYFVLNGCLRKFFINAKGMEQTTEFAIENWWITDNFAYERGLSTEFYIQAVENSEILVIDRDAQEKLLTEFPKVERYFRFIYQRAYAATQMRIKYLYDFSKEEFYDHLCKGHPEFVQRIPQYLIASFLGFTPEYLSEIRNKKRS from the coding sequence ATGTCTGAAATATTCAAAAATCATTTAGAAAAATTCATCGTAATAGACGAAAGAGAGTTTTCGGATATTTTAGCTTTTTTTCAGATTAAAAAAGTCAAGAAAAAAGAGAATTTACTTGCTGAAGGACAGGTTTGCAAATCCCATTATTTTGTACTGAACGGTTGTCTGCGAAAATTTTTTATCAATGCGAAAGGAATGGAACAAACTACGGAATTTGCAATAGAAAATTGGTGGATTACAGACAACTTTGCTTACGAGCGAGGTCTGTCAACAGAATTTTATATTCAAGCTGTTGAAAATTCTGAGATTTTAGTAATTGACCGTGATGCACAAGAAAAGCTATTGACTGAATTCCCGAAAGTTGAACGTTATTTTAGATTTATCTACCAACGGGCTTACGCAGCAACGCAAATGCGAATAAAATATCTGTATGATTTTTCTAAGGAAGAATTCTACGATCATTTGTGTAAAGGACATCCCGAATTTGTACAAAGGATTCCACAGTATTTAATTGCTTCCTTTTTAGGTTTTACACCTGAATATTTAAGCGAAATCAGAAATAAAAAGCGTTCTTAA
- a CDS encoding YdeI family protein: MNPKVDFYFDKTSKWQPALEQLRRIALDCQLTEELKWGAPCYTFQGKNIVLIHDFKEYCAFLFFKGALLSNADGILIQQSKNVQAARQIRFTDVQEIVGQEAILKAHIYEAIEVEKAGLEVKFKKTEEFILVEEFKKRLDELPDLKKVFEALTPGRQRAYMLHFSAPKQSKTRESRVEKCIPQILDGKGLND; this comes from the coding sequence ATGAATCCTAAAGTTGATTTTTATTTTGATAAAACCTCAAAATGGCAACCAGCATTGGAGCAATTAAGAAGAATTGCTCTTGATTGTCAGCTAACCGAGGAGTTGAAATGGGGTGCTCCTTGCTACACGTTTCAAGGTAAGAACATTGTTTTAATTCATGATTTTAAAGAATACTGCGCTTTTCTGTTTTTCAAAGGAGCTTTGTTAAGTAATGCCGATGGTATTTTGATCCAACAATCAAAGAATGTGCAGGCGGCGAGACAGATTCGGTTCACCGATGTTCAGGAAATAGTGGGTCAGGAAGCTATTTTGAAAGCCCATATTTATGAAGCCATTGAAGTGGAAAAAGCAGGGTTGGAAGTTAAATTCAAAAAAACGGAAGAATTCATTCTTGTGGAAGAATTTAAAAAGAGATTGGACGAACTGCCAGATTTGAAAAAGGTGTTCGAAGCGTTGACACCTGGACGACAAAGAGCCTATATGTTGCATTTTTCGGCACCCAAACAATCGAAAACCCGTGAGTCGAGGGTTGAAAAATGCATACCGCAAATTCTCGACGGAAAAGGATTGAATGATTAG